A window of the Danio aesculapii chromosome 10, fDanAes4.1, whole genome shotgun sequence genome harbors these coding sequences:
- the vps26bl gene encoding vacuolar protein sorting-associated protein 26B-like, protein MSFFSFGQSAEIDIVLNDAETRKKAEHKTEDGKKDKYFLFYDGETVSGKVNVTLKTPGKRLEHQGIKIEFIGQIELYYDRGNHHEFVSLVKDLARPGEMAQSQTFDFEFTHVEKPYESYTGQNVKLRYFLRATVSRRLNDVCKEMDIVVHTLSTYPELNSSIKMEVGIEDCLHIEFEYNKSKYHLKDVIVGKIYFLLVRIKIKHMEIDIIKRETTGTGPNVYHENDTIAKYEIMDGAPVRGESIPIRLFLAGYEMTPTMRDINKKFSVRYYLNLVLIDEEERRYFKQQEITLWRKGDVVRKSMSHQAAIASQRFEGSEKTLPQAKEDSN, encoded by the exons ATGAGCTTCTTCAGTTTCGGACAAAGTGCTGAGATTGACATAGTTCTGAATGATGCCGAGACGAGAAAAAAGGCCGAGCACAAAACGGAGGACGGGAAAAAAGACAAGTACTTTCTGTTTTACGACGGAGAGACGGTCTCAGGGAAAGTAAACGTAACCCTGAAGACCCCGGGAAAGAGGCTCGAGCATCAGGGCATCAAAATAGAGTTTATCGGGCAAATCG AATTGTACTATGACAGAGGAAACCATCATGAGTTTGTCTCGCTGGTAAAGGATTTAGCTCGGCCTGGAGAAATGGCTCAGTCTCAAACTTTTGATTTTGAGTTCACGCATGTAGAGAAACCATACGAGTCCTACACAGGCCAGAATGTAAAACTACG CTATTTCCTGCGGGCGACTGTCAGCCGGAGACTGAATGACGTCTGCAAAGAGATGGACATCGTCGTGCACACACTCAGCACATATCCAGAGCTCAACTCCTCCATTAAGATGGAGGTGGGAATAGAGGACTGTCTGCACATCGAGTTTGAGTACAACAAGTCCAA GTATCACTTGAAAGATGTGATTGTGGGAAAGATCTATTTCCTTTTGGTGCGAATTAAGATCAAACACATGGAAATCGATATTATTAAACGGGAGACGACGGGGACGGGGCCAAACGTGTACCATGAAAATGACACCATTGCAAAATATGAGATCATGGATGGAGCTCCAGTTCGAG GTGAATCCATCCCTATCCGTCTTTTTCTGGCTGGATATGAAATGACGCCCACCATGAGGGATATTAATAAGAAATTCTCTGTTCGTTATTACCTGAACCTTGTACTCATTGATGAAGAGGAGAGGCGATACTTCAAACAACAG gaGATTACACTATGGAGGAAGGGAGACGTAGTGAGGAAGAGCATGTCTCATCAAGCTGCCATCGCCTCTCAGCGCTTCGAGGGCTCAGAGAAAACACTTCCTCAAGCGAAAGAGGACAGCAACTAA